The following proteins are co-located in the Meriones unguiculatus strain TT.TT164.6M chromosome 4, Bangor_MerUng_6.1, whole genome shotgun sequence genome:
- the Chchd1 gene encoding small ribosomal subunit protein mS37, translating into MATPSLRGRLARLGNPNKPVLKPNKPLILANRVGNRRREKGEATCITEMSVMMACWKQNEFSEEACRKEIQDFFDCSSRAQEARKMRSIKETLGQSESLPPHKMTRLLQRFPSKSHLS; encoded by the exons ATGGCGACTCCCAGTTTACGAGGCCGCCTGGCGCGATTGGGGAACCCGAACAAACCTGtcctgaaacccaacaagcctctTATCCTAGCTAACCGCGTCGGGAACCGACGCCGAGAGAAAGGCG agGCAACCTGTATCACGGAGATGTCGGTGATGATGGCTTGCTGGAAGCAGAATGAATTCAGCGAGGAGGCGTGCAGGAAAGAGATCCAGGACTTCTTCGATTGTTCTTCCAGAGCACAG GAAGCCCGAAAGATGAGATCAATTAAGGAGACTCTGGGACAGTCTGAGAGTTTACCTCCCCACAAAATGACCAGGTTGTTACAGAGATTTCCCAGCAAATCTCACCTCAGCTGA